One genomic segment of Borrelia miyamotoi includes these proteins:
- the mvaD gene encoding diphosphomevalonate decarboxylase: MKVRCKVNPSLALIKYWGKRDKFLNVPATSSIAVSIDKFHSVSEIELSCKDEIILNSNTVVLKDREIKFFNYARKILDKPNICFRVISENNFPTAAGLASSSSGFASIAACILRYFNQYSHQKASDLARIGSASAARAIYGGFTFLKEGAKSAFQVNSFNCFNDLCIIFAIVDSKEKEISSRVAMEICKQEEFYWDAWVKSSRSIFKEALYFFLKGNFSEFGLKIVKSYQCMFGLMLSSSIIYFKGITIDLIKYIANLRNKGILIFETMDAGPQVKILCLQRDLEFILNELTRNFTDVDFVVSRIGIGLEWI; encoded by the coding sequence GTGAAGGTTAGATGTAAGGTTAATCCTAGTTTGGCATTAATTAAGTATTGGGGGAAGAGGGATAAATTTTTAAATGTTCCAGCTACTTCTAGCATTGCTGTAAGTATTGATAAATTTCATTCAGTAAGTGAGATTGAGCTGTCATGTAAGGATGAAATAATTTTAAATTCAAATACAGTTGTATTAAAAGATAGAGAGATAAAATTTTTTAACTATGCGAGAAAAATCCTTGATAAGCCAAATATTTGTTTTAGGGTGATTAGTGAAAATAATTTTCCAACAGCTGCAGGACTTGCAAGTTCAAGCTCAGGTTTTGCATCTATTGCTGCTTGTATTTTAAGATATTTTAATCAATATTCTCATCAAAAAGCTTCAGACCTTGCAAGAATAGGCTCAGCTTCAGCAGCAAGAGCTATTTATGGTGGATTTACATTTCTAAAAGAAGGGGCTAAGAGTGCATTTCAGGTAAACAGTTTCAATTGTTTTAATGATTTGTGCATAATATTTGCTATAGTTGATAGTAAAGAAAAAGAAATTTCTTCAAGGGTTGCCATGGAGATTTGCAAGCAAGAAGAGTTTTATTGGGATGCTTGGGTTAAATCTAGTCGAAGTATATTCAAGGAAGCTTTATATTTTTTTTTAAAAGGGAATTTTAGTGAATTTGGTCTCAAAATTGTAAAAAGTTATCAGTGTATGTTTGGTTTAATGTTATCATCTTCTATTATTTATTTTAAAGGTATTACCATAGACTTAATAAAGTATATTGCTAATCTGAGAAATAAGGGAATTCTTATTTTCGAAACGATGGATGCAGGACCACAGGTGAAGATTTTATGTTTACAGAGAGATTTGGAATTCATTTTAAATGAACTTACTAGAAATTTCACAGATGTTGATTTTGTTGTTTCAAGGATTGGAATTGGTTTGGAATGGATATAA
- a CDS encoding phosphomevalonate kinase: MDIINFSVPGNLLLMGEYSILEENGLGLSIAIKERAYFSFRKNDTWRFFAKKTKIDNFTLIENNDDFIFKMFKYLKQKYFANIEDFPFDVYVDTSNFFLNSGAKKGFGSSAVVAVGIVCGIFLVLNNNSYFIKNQIFMYCLEAYRYAQGGMGSGYDIATSLFGGIIRFKGGNFPMYELLEQMCFSDFYLMKGPKPVKTTSSIVKYCERRASLMSFIRDINIIMEKIVLNASRSSACLLSSLKSAKDIGLEIGKRIGISADLPLDISYLEKECALIKALGAGNETFLVYKPNFEVFKQFNIEPIELDLEGVKFCSR, translated from the coding sequence ATGGATATAATTAATTTTTCGGTGCCTGGTAATTTGCTTTTAATGGGAGAATATTCTATTTTAGAAGAAAATGGCCTTGGACTTTCAATTGCAATTAAAGAGAGAGCTTATTTTTCTTTTAGGAAAAATGATACTTGGCGCTTTTTTGCTAAAAAAACTAAAATTGATAATTTTACTTTAATAGAAAATAATGATGATTTTATTTTTAAAATGTTTAAGTATTTAAAACAAAAATATTTTGCTAATATAGAAGATTTTCCCTTTGATGTTTATGTTGATACGAGTAATTTTTTTTTAAATAGTGGTGCCAAGAAAGGTTTTGGTTCAAGTGCCGTTGTTGCTGTTGGGATTGTATGTGGAATTTTTTTGGTTTTGAATAATAATAGTTATTTTATTAAAAATCAAATTTTTATGTATTGTCTAGAAGCTTATCGGTATGCTCAGGGAGGTATGGGTAGTGGATATGATATTGCTACAAGTCTTTTTGGTGGTATTATTAGGTTTAAAGGAGGAAATTTTCCTATGTATGAGCTTTTAGAGCAAATGTGTTTTAGTGATTTTTATTTAATGAAAGGTCCCAAGCCGGTTAAAACTACTAGTTCAATTGTTAAGTATTGTGAGCGTAGGGCTTCTTTAATGAGTTTTATAAGAGATATTAATATTATAATGGAAAAAATTGTTCTTAATGCCAGTCGTTCTTCTGCTTGTTTGCTTTCTAGTTTGAAATCAGCAAAGGATATAGGATTAGAAATTGGAAAAAGGATAGGTATTTCTGCTGATTTGCCTTTAGATATTTCGTATCTTGAAAAAGAATGTGCCTTAATTAAGGCTTTAGGTGCTGGCAATGAAACTTTTTTAGTCTATAAGCCAAATTTTGAAGTTTTTAAACAATTTAATATTGAACCAATAGAGCTAGATTTAGAAGGTGTTAAATTTTGCAGTAGATGA
- a CDS encoding mevalonate kinase, producing the protein MFIIKKPSKILLLGEHSAVYGFPVIGATIPLYMQLVYTFSDSWRYLGVPSFKIDEIIHFINNNFEKVRPIEFLIFSQIPVGLGFGSSASLSLCFAEYIVIHDEYRSYNKILLARKIEDIFHGRSSGMDILLIELGGTFYLENKNGVLNYKRIAPCNFYFLIGAVRRECVVSKIISDLNYRISLDNGQFEIIKKLGYIVRDSCVAFDKQDISLLAYNMNVANNYLKSLGLSSDMLDYVIKRGLELKALSGKLSGAGRGGAFILLFRDKNEARLCLRELSKDLDKNNICLICKLQMFRF; encoded by the coding sequence ATGTTTATAATAAAAAAACCTTCTAAAATATTGCTTTTAGGGGAACATAGTGCTGTTTATGGTTTTCCAGTTATTGGTGCTACAATACCTCTTTATATGCAGTTAGTTTACACCTTTTCTGATTCTTGGAGGTACTTAGGAGTGCCTTCTTTTAAAATAGATGAGATAATACATTTTATTAATAATAACTTTGAAAAAGTTAGACCTATTGAATTTTTAATATTTTCCCAGATTCCAGTTGGATTGGGGTTTGGTTCTTCTGCCAGTCTTAGTTTGTGTTTTGCTGAGTATATTGTAATTCATGATGAATATAGGAGTTACAATAAAATTTTGTTGGCACGAAAAATTGAAGATATTTTTCATGGAAGGTCTTCTGGTATGGATATTTTGCTAATTGAGTTAGGTGGAACTTTTTATTTAGAAAATAAAAATGGTGTCCTAAATTATAAAAGGATAGCACCTTGTAATTTTTACTTTTTGATTGGGGCAGTCAGGAGAGAATGTGTAGTAAGTAAAATAATATCTGATTTAAATTACAGGATTTCTCTTGATAATGGTCAATTTGAAATTATTAAAAAACTTGGTTATATTGTTAGGGATTCTTGTGTTGCTTTTGATAAGCAAGATATTTCTTTATTGGCATATAATATGAATGTTGCAAATAACTATTTAAAGTCTTTGGGTTTATCCTCAGACATGCTTGATTATGTAATAAAAAGAGGCCTAGAACTTAAGGCTCTTTCTGGGAAATTGAGTGGTGCTGGTCGAGGTGGAGCTTTTATTTTGCTTTTTAGAGATAAGAATGAAGCTCGCTTGTGTTTGAGAGAGTTGAGTAAGGATTTAGATAAGAACAATATTTGTTTAATTTGTAAACTTCAAATGTTTAGATTTTAA
- a CDS encoding CAP domain-containing protein — MQKKFILIILIFTSQFMLLGANEDLEFLYSSIHKLRADLKLKKLEIDTTLETVAEEYAISLNANKVLTHTLFGTTPMQRVKKYDQYFYKIREILASGLVVEDVTNAWLKSPEHKGALLNKDTSKIGGYVLKTQNNKNIFVVLFGEKL, encoded by the coding sequence ATGCAAAAAAAATTCATTCTTATTATTTTAATTTTCACAAGCCAATTTATGCTTCTAGGAGCAAATGAAGACTTAGAATTTCTTTACTCATCAATTCACAAATTAAGAGCTGATTTAAAATTAAAAAAGTTAGAAATAGATACAACTCTTGAGACGGTAGCAGAAGAATATGCAATAAGTCTTAATGCAAATAAAGTATTAACTCATACACTCTTTGGCACAACTCCTATGCAAAGAGTCAAAAAATACGATCAATATTTTTATAAGATAAGAGAAATTCTAGCATCAGGTCTAGTTGTCGAAGATGTAACAAATGCCTGGCTTAAAAGTCCAGAACACAAAGGAGCTCTTCTAAACAAAGATACAAGTAAAATAGGTGGATACGTATTAAAAACACAAAACAATAAAAATATATTTGTAGTTCTTTTTGGAGAAAAATTATGA
- the fusA gene encoding elongation factor G, protein MEIRNIGIMAHIDAGKTTTTERIIYYTGKSHKIGDVDSGNTVTDWMTQEQDRGITISSAAITCYWREHQINIIDTPGHVDFTAEVERSLRVLDGGIVIFSAVDGIQAQTETVWKQASKYGIPRLAYINKMDRVGADFIKVVEDIKNKFGIVPIVLQMPIGSESSFEGVVDIIRNKELHFEFKDDKPIVIEEVVREEFVENVKNFRENLIDALSNFSERITELFLENSVIDDSLIMEEIRRCTISGFIVPVLAGTSLKNIGIEPLIDAIVDYLPSPFEKNFSVYSLKTDRSMSIDPRNEKNLSALVFKVQYFSAIAAHLYFIRVYSGELNSSKRVVNVAKNKREKFTRIFRVFSNKNEQINAIRAGDIGAVIGLKHSVTGDTLVEEGNEIVLEPLVFPEPVVLISVEPERSSDDARLKEVLEIIAKEDPTFNYKENKETGQLLVSGMGELHLEIIIIRIRDEFKLNVYTGKPQVSYRESLSLEVNDVFKFVNIFAGKEVNLKIGMIVSPLVRGEGNKIEFECSVDSLFKAAILRGITSVFSTGIIGYPIIDTGVKITSLDFDKGKINESVIESVSGLAFNEFFKRANPIKLEPIMMLEIRTPIEYTGEVVSTLNFVGGIIHSISNIEDYEIIKAEAAFEKLFGYTSVLRSSTKGRGDFTMEFSYFKEKHE, encoded by the coding sequence ATGGAAATTAGGAATATTGGAATCATGGCACATATTGATGCTGGAAAGACTACTACTACAGAAAGGATTATATATTATACTGGTAAGTCTCATAAAATAGGCGATGTTGATTCTGGCAATACTGTGACTGATTGGATGACACAAGAACAAGACAGGGGCATTACAATTAGTTCTGCTGCTATTACTTGCTATTGGCGGGAGCATCAGATAAATATTATTGATACTCCTGGACATGTTGATTTTACAGCTGAAGTTGAGAGATCTCTTCGTGTTCTTGATGGGGGTATCGTCATTTTTAGTGCTGTTGATGGGATTCAGGCGCAAACCGAAACGGTTTGGAAACAGGCATCAAAATATGGTATTCCAAGACTTGCTTATATTAACAAAATGGATCGTGTGGGGGCTGATTTTATTAAAGTAGTTGAAGATATAAAAAATAAATTTGGTATAGTTCCAATAGTTTTACAAATGCCAATTGGAAGTGAGAGTAGCTTTGAAGGAGTTGTAGATATTATTCGTAATAAAGAGTTGCATTTTGAATTTAAGGATGATAAACCTATTGTGATTGAGGAAGTGGTGCGTGAAGAGTTTGTTGAGAATGTCAAAAATTTTAGAGAAAATTTAATAGATGCTCTTAGTAATTTTAGTGAAAGAATTACTGAACTTTTTCTTGAAAATTCTGTCATTGATGATTCTCTTATAATGGAAGAGATTAGACGATGCACTATTAGTGGCTTTATTGTTCCTGTTTTGGCGGGAACTAGTCTTAAGAATATTGGTATAGAGCCTTTAATAGATGCAATTGTAGATTATCTTCCAAGTCCTTTTGAAAAAAATTTTAGTGTTTATTCTTTAAAAACAGATAGAAGTATGTCAATTGATCCTAGAAATGAGAAAAATTTATCTGCACTTGTTTTTAAGGTACAATATTTTAGTGCAATTGCTGCACATCTTTATTTTATTAGGGTTTATTCAGGAGAACTTAATTCATCTAAAAGGGTTGTTAACGTTGCTAAGAATAAGCGTGAAAAATTTACAAGGATTTTTCGAGTTTTTTCAAATAAAAATGAGCAAATTAATGCGATTAGAGCAGGAGATATTGGAGCAGTTATTGGACTTAAACATTCTGTAACGGGAGACACGCTTGTTGAAGAAGGAAATGAGATTGTACTTGAACCTTTAGTATTTCCAGAGCCAGTTGTATTAATATCTGTTGAGCCAGAAAGATCGTCTGATGATGCTAGACTTAAAGAAGTTCTTGAAATAATTGCTAAAGAAGATCCTACTTTTAACTACAAGGAAAACAAGGAAACAGGGCAATTATTGGTGTCTGGAATGGGTGAGTTACATCTTGAGATTATTATTATAAGGATTAGGGATGAGTTTAAACTTAATGTTTATACAGGTAAGCCCCAAGTAAGTTATAGAGAGAGTCTGAGTTTGGAAGTTAATGACGTATTTAAATTTGTTAATATTTTTGCAGGTAAAGAAGTTAATTTGAAAATTGGTATGATTGTTAGTCCTTTGGTAAGAGGTGAAGGCAATAAAATTGAGTTTGAGTGCAGTGTTGATTCTTTATTTAAAGCTGCGATATTAAGAGGTATTACTTCTGTGTTTTCAACTGGTATTATTGGATATCCGATTATTGACACGGGAGTTAAGATTACTTCATTGGATTTTGATAAAGGTAAGATTAATGAGTCTGTCATTGAGTCAGTATCGGGTCTTGCTTTTAATGAATTTTTTAAAAGGGCAAATCCTATTAAGCTTGAGCCAATAATGATGTTAGAAATTAGAACTCCAATTGAGTATACTGGGGAGGTAGTTTCTACATTGAATTTTGTTGGTGGAATAATTCACTCTATTAGTAATATTGAGGACTATGAAATAATAAAAGCTGAGGCAGCTTTTGAAAAACTTTTTGGGTATACTTCTGTTTTAAGAAGCTCTACTAAAGGCAGAGGAGATTTTACTATGGAATTTTCATACTTCAAGGAAAAGCATGAATAA
- a CDS encoding ROK family protein: MQGENMVSIRGSNRKKILLSLKNMQYSRTDLARKLSLTNAAVTILTNHMIKENILVEVGSKESDIRKHGRKEILLDINKDFAYSIGVIISSNYFQIGIANLKCEVLISETYSFEPPVSAYEILEKIKDHMIEIIWKHNFSRDKFIGLGFSITGIIKDKESGIVNDSHGTWIEKDVPVKAILEEYFSLTVYLESYVKNLSLAEFMGKNVDNIMFFDYTDTAELSIWSDGNVYPGFNNKSGMVSHMVIDYGGEKNCPTCGNKGCVNMLISNFALQRLISKEFMNGEISELYDKYEGKLKKVTIYDIFSLHDRYEFIQKIMEDTVRYLAIVIINIQRVLDFNYLVLYGQSFKLKSFFDLLKDEIKRLNKERIALKLSSLDTEVSVVGPASSVIFNKFYLTGGDID; this comes from the coding sequence ATGCAGGGTGAGAACATGGTTTCAATTAGAGGTAGTAATAGAAAAAAGATACTCCTTAGTTTGAAAAATATGCAGTATTCAAGAACGGATTTAGCTCGAAAATTATCATTGACAAATGCGGCGGTTACGATTCTTACTAATCATATGATTAAAGAGAATATTTTAGTTGAAGTTGGTTCAAAGGAATCAGATATTAGAAAGCATGGGCGAAAAGAAATCCTTCTCGATATTAATAAAGATTTTGCATATTCAATTGGAGTAATTATTTCAAGTAATTATTTTCAAATAGGAATTGCAAATCTTAAATGTGAGGTTTTAATAAGTGAGACTTATTCTTTTGAACCACCAGTTAGTGCTTACGAAATATTGGAAAAAATTAAGGATCATATGATTGAAATTATCTGGAAACATAATTTTTCAAGGGATAAATTTATTGGATTAGGATTTAGTATTACTGGCATAATTAAAGATAAGGAATCTGGAATTGTTAATGATAGTCATGGTACATGGATTGAAAAAGATGTGCCTGTTAAGGCTATACTAGAAGAGTATTTTTCACTTACAGTGTATCTTGAAAGTTATGTTAAAAACCTTTCACTTGCTGAATTCATGGGAAAGAATGTAGATAATATCATGTTTTTCGATTATACAGATACTGCTGAGCTTTCTATTTGGTCTGATGGTAATGTTTATCCTGGATTTAATAATAAATCTGGTATGGTGAGTCATATGGTAATTGATTATGGAGGTGAGAAAAATTGTCCTACATGTGGAAATAAGGGTTGTGTTAATATGTTAATATCTAATTTTGCACTTCAGCGTTTGATTTCGAAAGAGTTTATGAATGGTGAGATTTCTGAACTTTATGACAAGTATGAAGGTAAGCTTAAAAAAGTTACGATATATGACATTTTTTCTCTTCATGATAGATATGAGTTTATACAGAAAATAATGGAAGATACAGTAAGATATTTGGCAATAGTTATTATTAATATTCAGAGGGTTCTTGATTTTAATTATTTGGTGCTTTATGGACAAAGTTTTAAACTTAAAAGTTTTTTTGACCTGTTGAAAGATGAAATAAAGAGGTTAAACAAGGAGAGAATAGCATTGAAGCTTAGTTCCCTAGATACTGAAGTATCAGTTGTTGGACCTGCTTCTAGTGTTATATTTAATAAATTCTATTTGACGGGGGGAGATATTGATTAA
- the ffh gene encoding signal recognition particle protein, whose translation MFESLGTGFRDFIKYISGKSVINEKNIEVAIDTIKNTLIEADVNLRVVRRFVNSVVEEARGIKVLRNVDPKSQFIKIVNDRLVNFLGDKHSELILNPVNKLSCILMLGLQGSGKTTTCAKLAMRLKSENRRVLLVAADTFRAAAVEQLRVLGVQIGVSVFTLDGENNPIEVVKKSIEYAKVELFDTVIVDTRGRLEVEDLLLKEIRKIKDVLTPTETILVVDAITGQVAVNVAKEFNDSVGITGVIFTKFDSDARGGAILSLKTICGAPIKFVGVGERPEDLDVFYPDRVASRMLGMGDVVSLVEKAQTVIDKEEALKLEEKFRKANFNFEDYLNQFKYVRSMGGISSLMGMLPGVFSSKMLFRSINEKEIKKEEAIILSMTKQERLNPVILNSPSRKKRIALGSGTTIFEVNKLIKKFSQVVLMMKKMQNKSFQNKIASLLGGKGGIVD comes from the coding sequence GTGTTTGAGAGCTTAGGTACAGGTTTTAGAGATTTTATAAAGTATATTTCTGGAAAATCTGTGATAAATGAAAAGAATATTGAAGTAGCCATTGACACTATTAAGAATACTTTAATTGAAGCTGATGTTAATTTAAGAGTTGTAAGACGTTTTGTAAATTCTGTTGTTGAGGAAGCAAGGGGGATTAAGGTTTTAAGAAATGTTGATCCTAAATCTCAGTTTATTAAGATTGTTAATGATAGACTTGTAAATTTTTTGGGTGATAAGCATTCTGAGCTCATTTTAAATCCTGTCAACAAATTATCATGCATTTTGATGCTTGGTCTTCAAGGTTCTGGGAAAACTACAACATGTGCAAAACTTGCAATGCGACTTAAATCGGAGAATAGAAGAGTTCTCCTTGTTGCGGCAGATACTTTTAGAGCGGCAGCGGTTGAGCAGTTAAGGGTTTTAGGTGTGCAAATTGGTGTTTCTGTTTTTACTCTTGATGGTGAAAATAATCCTATTGAGGTTGTAAAGAAATCCATTGAATATGCTAAAGTAGAGCTTTTTGATACTGTGATAGTAGATACTAGAGGGCGTCTTGAAGTTGAAGATTTATTGTTAAAAGAGATAAGAAAAATTAAAGATGTTTTGACTCCTACCGAGACAATATTGGTAGTGGATGCAATTACAGGTCAGGTTGCTGTAAATGTTGCAAAGGAATTTAATGATAGTGTTGGAATTACAGGTGTAATTTTTACAAAATTTGATTCTGATGCTAGAGGTGGAGCAATACTGTCACTTAAGACTATTTGTGGTGCGCCTATTAAATTTGTTGGAGTTGGAGAAAGGCCTGAAGATCTTGATGTTTTTTATCCAGATAGAGTTGCTTCACGAATGCTTGGCATGGGAGATGTTGTTAGCCTGGTTGAAAAAGCTCAAACTGTTATAGATAAAGAGGAAGCTTTAAAACTTGAAGAAAAGTTTAGAAAAGCTAACTTTAATTTTGAAGATTATTTAAATCAATTTAAATATGTGCGTAGTATGGGTGGGATTTCTAGTTTGATGGGAATGCTTCCTGGTGTTTTTTCATCAAAAATGTTGTTTCGTAGTATCAATGAAAAGGAGATTAAAAAGGAAGAGGCGATCATTCTTTCTATGACTAAGCAAGAGAGATTGAATCCTGTTATTTTAAATAGTCCTTCAAGGAAAAAAAGAATAGCTTTGGGAAGTGGAACAACAATTTTTGAGGTAAATAAACTTATAAAAAAATTTAGTCAGGTAGTTTTAATGATGAAAAAAATGCAAAATAAGAGCTTTCAAAATAAGATAGCATCTCTTTTGGGAGGTAAAGGAGGAATAGTAGATTGA
- the rpsP gene encoding 30S ribosomal protein S16 translates to MSVRIRLKRMGAKKRPYYRIVVMDSASPRDGRAIEELGYYHPIESQNQIKINEDKFKDWISKGAIPSDTVKKILKFRVRRT, encoded by the coding sequence TTGAGTGTTAGAATAAGATTAAAAAGGATGGGGGCAAAAAAGAGGCCTTATTATCGAATTGTGGTAATGGATTCTGCTTCGCCTAGGGATGGACGAGCTATTGAAGAGCTTGGGTATTATCATCCTATTGAAAGCCAAAATCAGATTAAAATCAATGAGGATAAATTTAAGGATTGGATAAGCAAAGGAGCTATTCCAAGTGATACAGTTAAGAAAATTTTAAAATTTAGAGTTAGGAGGACTTAA
- a CDS encoding KH domain-containing protein, whose amino-acid sequence MKEYGNEIELIEFVVKSLVDKRDEVKLNVVEGEKSTILELRVSATDVGKIIGKRGRIARAIRTLLSACAAKTNRRVQLEILD is encoded by the coding sequence ATGAAAGAATACGGCAATGAAATTGAGCTTATAGAATTTGTAGTAAAATCTCTTGTAGACAAAAGAGATGAGGTTAAGTTGAATGTAGTTGAAGGGGAGAAGTCAACTATTTTAGAATTAAGAGTTTCTGCAACTGATGTTGGAAAGATAATTGGAAAGAGGGGGCGCATTGCAAGGGCTATTAGGACGCTTCTTAGTGCTTGTGCTGCAAAAACGAATAGGAGAGTTCAGTTAGAAATTTTGGACTAA
- the rimM gene encoding ribosome maturation factor RimM (Essential for efficient processing of 16S rRNA), with the protein MFVKGIILSSYGVNGYAKIKSISNGLNDFFDLKGNKLVLKKECCSSVEVKVENISLVNNSLLLKFEGFNTPEAIKDLIGFELWVDDEFASKLEEGEYYFGKLIGYELVNSGKKLGVIVSFLECGESILLEVKVGSKLFFIPFLDVYLGDIDSSLKTIELKVLELLE; encoded by the coding sequence ATGTTTGTGAAGGGCATAATATTGTCATCTTATGGAGTGAATGGATATGCTAAGATTAAGAGTATATCCAATGGTTTGAATGATTTTTTTGACTTAAAAGGTAATAAATTAGTTTTAAAAAAGGAATGTTGCTCTTCAGTTGAAGTTAAGGTTGAAAATATATCTTTAGTAAATAATTCATTATTATTGAAGTTTGAAGGATTTAATACACCTGAGGCTATTAAAGATTTAATTGGTTTTGAGTTATGGGTAGATGATGAATTTGCATCTAAATTAGAAGAAGGTGAGTATTACTTTGGTAAGCTTATTGGCTATGAGCTTGTTAATAGTGGAAAAAAATTAGGTGTTATTGTGTCTTTTTTGGAGTGTGGGGAGTCAATTCTGCTTGAAGTTAAAGTTGGGAGTAAATTGTTTTTTATTCCCTTTTTAGATGTTTATCTTGGAGATATTGATAGTTCTTTGAAGACTATTGAACTTAAGGTGTTAGAACTCTTAGAATGA
- the trmD gene encoding tRNA (guanosine(37)-N1)-methyltransferase TrmD has product MKITILSLFPSIITPFFENSIMKKVIDRGIISYELISIRDFSNDKHKRCDDAPYGGGAGMVLKAQPISDALDYINSKIKTTIFVSPSGVKYTQKLAYDLSKKNELVIICGRYEGLDQRVIDLYVDLEISVGDYVLSSGEIAALVIIDSVYRLLDGVISPSSLFEESFNFEYGLLEYPHYTRPCEFGGLEVPGVLLSGHHEEIRKWRFIKSVEKTKKNRYDLYLKYLEKRGEKDGFNKKN; this is encoded by the coding sequence ATGAAAATTACGATTCTATCTTTATTTCCTTCAATCATTACTCCATTTTTTGAAAATTCAATAATGAAAAAGGTTATAGATAGAGGAATAATAAGTTATGAGCTTATATCTATTCGTGACTTCTCTAATGATAAACACAAAAGGTGTGATGATGCTCCTTATGGTGGAGGTGCAGGAATGGTTTTGAAAGCTCAACCTATTTCTGATGCTCTTGATTATATAAATTCAAAAATAAAAACCACGATATTTGTAAGTCCATCTGGAGTTAAGTATACTCAAAAATTGGCTTATGACTTGTCAAAGAAGAATGAACTTGTTATAATCTGTGGGAGATACGAAGGGCTTGATCAACGTGTAATTGATTTGTATGTTGATCTTGAGATTTCAGTTGGAGATTATGTGTTGTCTTCAGGTGAAATTGCTGCTCTTGTTATAATAGATAGTGTATATAGATTATTAGATGGTGTAATAAGTCCAAGTTCCTTATTTGAGGAATCTTTTAATTTTGAGTATGGTTTACTTGAGTATCCTCATTATACTAGGCCTTGTGAATTTGGAGGGTTAGAAGTTCCTGGTGTGCTTCTTTCTGGTCACCACGAAGAAATAAGGAAATGGCGATTTATTAAGTCTGTTGAAAAAACAAAGAAAAATAGATATGATTTATACCTTAAGTATTTGGAAAAAAGAGGAGAAAAAGATGGATTTAATAAGAAAAATTGA
- the rplS gene encoding 50S ribosomal protein L19, with translation MDLIRKIEAKGKRTESFDFRVGDTVCVSYKIIEGTNERVQNFEGLVISIQNKGIGQTFLVRKISSGIGVEKIFPMHSPIIEKVKVLKRGKVRKAKLYYMRDRIGKAAMKVKERLDIKKLK, from the coding sequence ATGGATTTAATAAGAAAAATTGAAGCTAAAGGCAAGAGAACAGAAAGCTTTGATTTTAGGGTAGGAGATACTGTTTGTGTTAGTTATAAGATAATTGAAGGCACTAATGAGAGAGTTCAGAATTTTGAGGGTCTTGTTATATCTATTCAAAATAAAGGCATTGGACAAACTTTTTTAGTTAGGAAAATTTCTTCAGGAATTGGTGTTGAGAAAATTTTTCCAATGCATTCACCTATTATAGAAAAGGTTAAAGTTTTAAAGCGAGGGAAGGTAAGGAAGGCCAAGCTTTATTATATGAGAGATAGAATTGGTAAAGCTGCAATGAAGGTGAAGGAACGCCTTGATATTAAAAAGCTTAAATAA
- a CDS encoding EscU/YscU/HrcU family type III secretion system export apparatus switch protein, with amino-acid sequence MSKEELALLIKYDTKFPAPFILAKARGAKALRIKELAKQENIPIVEDKYLSESFFSVNEGDFIDSKYFKIIAHILSIMYKFKNNKL; translated from the coding sequence ATGAGTAAAGAAGAATTAGCTTTGTTAATTAAATATGATACTAAATTCCCAGCTCCTTTTATTTTGGCCAAGGCCAGAGGAGCGAAGGCTTTACGTATAAAAGAGCTTGCTAAACAAGAGAATATTCCTATTGTTGAGGATAAATATTTATCTGAGAGTTTTTTTTCCGTTAATGAGGGAGATTTTATTGATTCTAAGTATTTTAAAATAATTGCACATATTTTATCTATTATGTATAAATTTAAGAATAATAAGTTATGA